In Zingiber officinale cultivar Zhangliang chromosome 6A, Zo_v1.1, whole genome shotgun sequence, a single genomic region encodes these proteins:
- the LOC121996968 gene encoding probable calcium-binding protein CML18 codes for MAADAQRSLRSSPSFGLHRMDEIEKVFARYDANGDGRISASELDDVFRALGSTASPAEIRDMIAEMDADGDGFVDLQEFADFHRRGVGGADVDKELREAFDVYDLDGNGLISAEELHRVLKQLGEKCSVKDCTRMIRSVDVDGDGNVNFEEFKRMMANGGVGRR; via the coding sequence ATGGCGGCGGACGCCCAGCGCTCGCTGCGCTCCTCCCCCTCGTTCGGCCTCCACCGCATGGACGAGATCGAGAAGGTGTTCGCCCGCTACGACGCCAACGGCGACGGTCGGATCTCCGCCTCCGAGCTCGACGACGTCTTCCGCGCCCTCGGCTCCACCGCCTCCCCCGCGGAGATACGCGACATGATCGCCGAGATGGACGCCGACGGAGACGGCTTCGTCGACCTCCAGGAGTTCGCTGATTTCCACCGCCGCGGCGTCGGCGGCGCAGACGTCGACAAGGAGCTGAGGGAGGCGTTCGACGTGTACGACCTAGACGGCAACGGGCTGATCTCCGCGGAGGAACTCCATCGGGTGCTGAAGCAGCTCGGGGAAAAGTGCTCCGTCAAGGATTGCACGCGGATGATCCGATCCGTCGATGTGGATGGCGATGGGAACGTCAACTTTGAGGAGTTCAAGAGGATGATGGCCAACGGCGGCGTCGGACGGAGATGA